The sequence below is a genomic window from Coriobacteriia bacterium.
TGACCGACTCGCTGCGAGAGCGCTCGGAGTCGCTGACCAAGAAGGTTCTCGAGCTGGCGACGCTCTACGAGATGAGCCGAGCACTCGGCTCCACGTTGGACATGGACGAGTTGCTGGGCTCCACGCTCGACTCGGCGCTGCGCATCTTCGACCTCGACGTGGGCTACGTTGCGCTGCGTGATCGCGACGCTGGTTCGCTTGAGATTCGCGCCGTCCGCGGCGGCGAGGTGCTCGGCGAGACGGCGGGGACTCAGGCGATCCGTTCCTCGATGGCCGAGTGGGTCGTTCGCGAAGGCCGTCCGTTGATCTTCAATCCGGATCCGACTTCGGAGTCCGGCCAGGTCGACGTCGTGACAGGTGCCAAGGCTGCGCTGTGCGTGCCGCTGGTGTCCTCGGAGGGAACGATCGGGGCGATCACGGTCGGGTCGAGCGACGCGACCTACCGCTTCAACAGCGACGACGTTCGCCTCCTTTCGACCATCGGCAACCACGTCACGATCGCGGTGGGCAACATCGAGCTGTTCTCGAGCTTGCAGGAGGCCTACATCGCCACCGTCCGCTCGCTTGCCGCGGCGGTCGACGCGAAGGACACGTACACGCGAGGCCACTCGGACAAGGTCGCGACCTACGCGATACTCATCGCCGAGCATCTGGAGCTGGGCCACGACCAGCTCACGGCACTCGAGATGGCGGCGTACCTGCACGACATCGGCAAGATCGGCGTCCCGGAGTCGATCCTGCTCAAACCCGGCCAGCTCTCCGACGATGAGATGGCGCAGATGCGCCACCACCCGCTCATCGGTGCCAACATTCTGCGGCCGGTAGCGTTCCCTTGGGCGATCACGCCGATCGTTCGCCATCATCACGAGTTCTGGGACGGCCAGGGTTACCCGGCTGGCCTGAAAGGCGAGGAGATCCCGCTGCTCGCGCGCATCCTGTGTGTCGCCGACAGCTACGAGGCCATGACCGCCGACCGCCCGTACCGCGCGGGCCGTTCGGCAGCCGACGCGATCGAAGAGCTGCACCGCTGCTCGGGCACGCAGTTCGATCCGCGCATCGTCGAGACGATGACCACCGTGATCGAGGAACTCGAGCGGGCTGGCAGCGGCGTGCTCGGCGACATGGCCGAGGAGGTCAGCGCCGAGGAGGCGCGCGCGATCTTCTCGGCGCTGGTCGATGGGGTTTTGGCGAGCTTCCGTCGTCTGGGTGGACCGCGCCTGGCGAGCAACGTAGAGGCCGAGGTCGAGGAGTACTTCCGAGCAGGACGACTGCCTTACCGCATGGAGCGCGGACGTCTCATGTTCACGGAGGACGCCAAGGACGAGTCACCCACGGAGCTTGACGACATGCGCATGGCGTTGCGTCGAATCGACACGATCATCGGGCGAGTCTCAGGCGGCACACTCGTCGACCACTTCTACGACGACGCGCTCGAGGGGTTCTCGGCGAGGATGTGCCACTTGGCCGTCAAGCTGGACTTCCACGGGGTTGAGTAGCCGGCGGCGTGTTTAGAGTTGTTGGCATCCGTTAAGGATTCACACTAGAATGGATGAATCCTTAACGCGCA
It includes:
- a CDS encoding HD domain-containing protein; protein product: MRPKPSFSSRLHTQIAVPFIAVSIAMAILTAVAALYLLQDLTQQWSGQIAQTTSQSVALRFDQYSADMGKVAHLLAEDPQTRAAADRGDRATLAAVVASQAVLLPYGSEEVVDAASGNLIAGAGSSSIPGGKLLVGRGGAAGVPASGTILGEDGTLTAYEPLGTTARYRLGLSTHVGDAWLGALTDGATGAFGLFSPTGQRLAITVHEPQTGAERALQDSLSSNDQTVQDALKAAAASGIGEGNVSVLGIDYRLRVIPLGAGSVGGGAPVVYLLSAVSESLTETTARNSVRMVTIGALLAVIALIGLGFWVAQRVSEPLVELAEGAHRIAIGDFSTKVPIRRGTSEIELLGETFNDMTDSLRERSESLTKKVLELATLYEMSRALGSTLDMDELLGSTLDSALRIFDLDVGYVALRDRDAGSLEIRAVRGGEVLGETAGTQAIRSSMAEWVVREGRPLIFNPDPTSESGQVDVVTGAKAALCVPLVSSEGTIGAITVGSSDATYRFNSDDVRLLSTIGNHVTIAVGNIELFSSLQEAYIATVRSLAAAVDAKDTYTRGHSDKVATYAILIAEHLELGHDQLTALEMAAYLHDIGKIGVPESILLKPGQLSDDEMAQMRHHPLIGANILRPVAFPWAITPIVRHHHEFWDGQGYPAGLKGEEIPLLARILCVADSYEAMTADRPYRAGRSAADAIEELHRCSGTQFDPRIVETMTTVIEELERAGSGVLGDMAEEVSAEEARAIFSALVDGVLASFRRLGGPRLASNVEAEVEEYFRAGRLPYRMERGRLMFTEDAKDESPTELDDMRMALRRIDTIIGRVSGGTLVDHFYDDALEGFSARMCHLAVKLDFHGVE